In Flexibacter flexilis DSM 6793, a genomic segment contains:
- a CDS encoding dipeptidase has product MKAYIEANKERFLSELFDLLRIPSVSADSKFKGDVLRTAEFIKEKLVAAGADKVEVCETAGYPIVYGEKIIDPTLPTVLVYGHYDVQPADPYELWDSPPFEPVIKKTEIHPDGAIFARGSCDDKGQMYMHVKAFETMMATNSLSCNVKFMIEGEEEVGSANLGTFVKENKERLKSDVILISDTSIIANDVPSIDVGLRGLSYLEVEVVGPNRDLHSGVYGGAVANPINVLAQMIASLHDENGHITIPNFYDDVVVLSEQERNDLNAAPFDLEAYKKDLNINDVRGEAGYSTLERTGSRPTLDCNGIWGGYIGEGSKTVLPSKANAKISMRLVPNQQTDKITALFTKHFESIAPKSVKVKVTPHHGGEPYLMPPTSSAYLAASAAMEESFGKKPIPTRGGGSIPIVALFERELGVKSILMGFGLDSDALHSPNEHYGLFNYYKGIETIPLFFKHFAASK; this is encoded by the coding sequence ATGAAGGCATATATTGAAGCTAACAAAGAACGTTTCTTGAGCGAATTGTTCGACTTGTTGCGTATTCCGTCGGTGAGTGCTGACAGCAAATTTAAAGGCGACGTGTTGCGTACTGCCGAATTTATTAAAGAAAAACTCGTAGCCGCAGGTGCAGACAAAGTGGAAGTTTGCGAAACGGCTGGTTACCCAATTGTTTATGGCGAAAAAATCATAGACCCAACTTTGCCAACGGTGTTGGTGTATGGCCACTATGACGTGCAGCCCGCCGACCCTTACGAACTTTGGGATTCTCCGCCATTCGAACCTGTGATTAAGAAAACAGAAATTCACCCCGACGGAGCAATTTTTGCACGTGGTTCTTGCGACGACAAAGGCCAAATGTACATGCACGTGAAAGCCTTCGAAACCATGATGGCCACAAATTCGCTGTCTTGCAACGTAAAATTTATGATTGAAGGTGAAGAGGAAGTCGGTTCGGCTAACTTGGGTACTTTCGTGAAAGAAAATAAAGAGCGTCTCAAATCGGATGTAATTTTGATTTCGGATACGTCTATTATAGCCAACGATGTGCCTTCGATTGACGTAGGTTTGCGTGGTTTGAGCTACTTGGAAGTGGAAGTAGTGGGGCCAAATCGCGACTTACACTCAGGCGTTTATGGCGGTGCTGTGGCAAATCCAATCAATGTATTGGCGCAAATGATTGCCAGCCTTCACGACGAAAACGGCCATATCACTATCCCGAATTTCTATGATGATGTGGTAGTTCTTTCCGAACAAGAACGTAATGACCTTAACGCTGCGCCTTTCGATTTGGAAGCGTACAAAAAAGATTTGAATATCAACGACGTAAGAGGCGAGGCTGGTTACAGCACTTTGGAGCGTACAGGTTCACGCCCAACGCTTGATTGCAACGGTATTTGGGGCGGTTATATCGGCGAAGGCAGCAAAACGGTATTGCCGTCTAAGGCCAACGCCAAAATCTCGATGCGCCTTGTACCGAATCAACAAACCGACAAAATTACGGCACTTTTCACCAAACATTTTGAAAGCATCGCGCCAAAATCGGTGAAAGTGAAAGTTACGCCACATCATGGCGGCGAGCCGTATTTGATGCCTCCGACTTCGTCGGCGTATTTGGCGGCCAGCGCAGCAATGGAAGAAAGTTTTGGTAAAAAACCAATTCCGACACGCGGCGGCGGAAGTATTCCGATTGTGGCTCTTTTTGAGCGCGAATTAGGCGTAAAAAGTATCTTGATGGGCTTTGGTTTGGATTCGGACGCGTTGCACTCGCCAAACGAACATTATGGCCTTTTCAACTATTACAAAGGCATCGAAACGATTCCGTTGTTCTTCAAGCATTTTGCAGCAAGCAAATAA
- a CDS encoding GAF domain-containing protein, translating to MKKRFSNFSIRQNILLLFSGLLLGCLVYFFITRHYFNVLAERELQLDVISFNRSLVQKMLLDAEQITQQKPDAKENLRTAINEYQKRLNITSHGGRDLRITNGIRLHPSENQDKKLLQELESQWKPYKAELEVLLREPLQIDSSYEVETEVEIPVSDSVQTDSAAMPQYTTVTKTEVASIPNPAVRNAMKTIVSQSPELFKRTNNVANFFFREFEESETEFEYILILVVSLSAGSVIFAYRFLQKQLLQPLTLIEEAADQISKGNLNSTIEYSAQNEIGKVSLAINNLAANLRNAAEFVKKIGDGNLDTRLSEEKENNLRENSLSGALVAMREQMKTVAENERQRNWTTEGLAKFVDIFRHNTENLNEFSFNIISNIIHYVKANQGGIFLVNDDNEQDKHLQLMASYAFGRQKHNEQRIEFGEGLTGQCYLEKQSIFITEIPEEFVRITSGLGGGNPRCLLFVPLKLEDKVLGVIELASFQVLKPFEIAFLEKLAENIASTLASVKINQHTKRLLEESQEMTEHMRAQEEEMRQNVEELEATQEEMARKESELRRLFEDSQRAEEESKRKNEEMQENIEAMRAAQLDMSRLSKLYNEKEQQFNSLTSRIPVVLISLKYTPETRQTTVSFISAPAKTLLGIDIKTFTEKPYDNIWAALGIDAEAHKELDNDYLAAKPQGLHLIAYGHNLQNQQPHTLKLDWAPSILRDDTVLWNGVISPIDELWAEKQAQEEKIKALEAEIKKLKGE from the coding sequence ATGAAAAAACGTTTCTCTAATTTTTCTATTCGGCAAAATATTTTACTGCTGTTCAGTGGTTTGCTTTTGGGTTGTTTGGTATATTTTTTTATTACCAGACATTATTTTAATGTACTTGCGGAGAGAGAGTTACAACTTGACGTAATTAGCTTTAATCGTTCTTTAGTTCAAAAAATGTTGCTTGATGCCGAACAAATCACGCAACAGAAACCCGATGCCAAAGAGAATTTGCGAACCGCCATTAACGAATATCAAAAACGTTTGAACATTACTTCACACGGCGGTCGCGACCTAAGAATCACCAACGGCATACGCCTCCACCCTTCCGAAAATCAAGACAAAAAATTATTGCAAGAGCTTGAATCTCAATGGAAACCCTACAAAGCCGAATTAGAAGTTTTGTTGCGCGAGCCGCTGCAAATTGATAGCAGCTACGAGGTAGAAACTGAAGTAGAAATTCCTGTGTCCGATTCTGTCCAAACGGATTCGGCGGCCATGCCACAATATACCACTGTTACCAAAACAGAAGTGGCCTCAATTCCGAATCCAGCGGTACGCAATGCCATGAAAACCATTGTATCGCAAAGCCCAGAACTTTTTAAAAGAACCAACAATGTAGCCAATTTCTTTTTCCGAGAATTTGAAGAGTCCGAAACAGAGTTTGAATATATTTTGATATTAGTGGTTAGTTTAAGTGCTGGCTCTGTCATCTTTGCTTATCGGTTCTTACAAAAACAACTTTTGCAGCCGCTCACACTCATCGAAGAAGCTGCCGATCAAATTTCCAAAGGCAATTTGAATAGCACAATTGAGTACTCTGCTCAAAATGAAATAGGTAAAGTATCGTTGGCTATCAACAATTTAGCAGCAAATTTGCGCAATGCAGCAGAGTTTGTAAAGAAAATCGGGGACGGCAATTTGGACACTCGACTGTCCGAAGAAAAAGAAAATAACCTGCGCGAAAATAGCTTATCAGGTGCGTTGGTGGCCATGCGCGAGCAAATGAAAACCGTAGCCGAAAACGAACGTCAACGCAATTGGACGACTGAAGGGCTTGCCAAATTCGTGGATATTTTCAGACACAATACCGAAAATCTCAATGAGTTTTCTTTCAATATTATTTCTAACATTATTCACTACGTGAAAGCTAATCAAGGTGGTATTTTCTTGGTCAATGATGACAACGAACAAGACAAACACTTGCAACTCATGGCTTCTTACGCGTTTGGTCGCCAGAAGCACAACGAACAACGCATTGAGTTTGGAGAAGGCCTAACGGGACAATGTTATTTAGAAAAACAAAGTATTTTCATTACAGAAATTCCTGAAGAATTTGTGCGCATTACCTCAGGTTTGGGCGGTGGCAATCCGCGTTGCTTGCTGTTTGTGCCACTCAAATTAGAAGATAAAGTATTGGGAGTAATTGAGTTAGCCTCTTTCCAAGTGCTAAAACCTTTTGAAATTGCCTTTTTGGAGAAATTGGCTGAAAATATCGCCTCTACGTTAGCTTCTGTGAAAATTAACCAACACACCAAACGCCTATTGGAGGAGTCGCAGGAAATGACCGAACACATGCGAGCGCAAGAAGAAGAAATGCGTCAAAATGTGGAAGAATTGGAAGCCACACAAGAGGAAATGGCGCGTAAAGAATCAGAATTACGTCGTTTGTTTGAAGATAGCCAACGCGCAGAAGAAGAATCTAAGCGCAAAAACGAAGAAATGCAGGAAAATATAGAGGCTATGCGCGCCGCGCAATTGGATATGAGCCGTTTGTCTAAGCTATACAACGAAAAAGAACAGCAATTCAACAGCCTTACTTCTCGTATTCCTGTCGTCCTTATTTCACTTAAATATACGCCCGAAACACGCCAAACAACAGTATCCTTTATTTCAGCTCCTGCCAAAACTTTATTAGGGATAGACATAAAGACTTTTACAGAAAAGCCTTATGACAACATTTGGGCGGCATTGGGTATAGATGCAGAAGCACACAAAGAGCTTGACAATGACTATTTAGCAGCCAAACCACAAGGACTTCATCTTATTGCCTATGGCCATAACTTGCAAAATCAGCAACCTCATACGCTTAAATTGGACTGGGCACCAAGTATTTTACGCGATGATACAGTGTTATGGAATGGCGTAATATCGCCAATAGATGAGCTTTGGGCAGAAAAGCAAGCGCAAGAAGAAAAAATCAAGGCATTAGAAGCCGAAATCAAAAAGTTGAAAGGAGAGTAA